One window of the Tachypleus tridentatus isolate NWPU-2018 chromosome 10, ASM421037v1, whole genome shotgun sequence genome contains the following:
- the DptB gene encoding diptericin B: protein MTTVNISVIMMKTISVVCLIIVCFACLVHAQSNQDAIDVSSTNKKVGVPEFRLKAAGSGTDSKNWNAGVGAAVGTKIWESKNGRASFGLGAAYNQGFARSEGYSFKSKPDLGIGANFRFRFKRSENK, encoded by the exons ATGACCACTGTAAACATCAGTGTAATCATGATGAAGACAATTAGCGTTGTTTGTTTGATCATCGTTTGCTTTG CCTGTCTTGTCCACGCCCAATCAAATCAAGATGCTATTGACGTGTCATCAACTAACAAAAAAGTTGGAGTT CCTGAGTTTCGACTGAAAGCAGCAGGGAGTGGAACCGACAGTAAGAACTGGAATGCAGGAGTTGGAGCTGCTGTAGGAACCAAGATATGGGAGAGTAAAAACGGTAGAGCCAGTTTCGGTCTTGGTGCCGCGTACAACCAGGGATTCGCACGGTCCGAGGGTTACTCTTTCAAATCCAAACCTGACCTAGGAATAGGAGCCAACTTCCGATTCCGTTTCAAGAGAtcagaaaataagtaa
- the LOC143229323 gene encoding uncharacterized protein LOC143229323, with translation MDSSPSKAESTPFLKLGMPTWMTQRLNKLHVSTDLDKYGSSPPTSDTDFFWDAAKKKDSFMVTPSLTESRGRSSDVLAKDNLQLSSSKAQHMVSISEEPPKLITSMSAPVMKVLTVEEKPNHSQSCTSSTSAESTPNVTPCSSPLIFRKIKQSGLQANPELSFDQNWNSKGLSCTFNTHGKNTTSYSSNLSPVKEARDRSTIPKKDNSHSENPICDMHIHKISASSLNKKEIAFSNSDINIISPTSW, from the exons ATGGATTCTTCACCTTCTAAAGCTGAATCAACTCCTTTCCTTAAATTGGGAATGCCAACATGGATGACTCAAAGACTCAACAAGCTACATGTTTCTACTGATCTTGATAAGTATGGTTCTTCACCACCAACTAGTGACACTGACTTCTTTTGGGATGCAGCAAAGAAGAAAGACAGCTTTATGGTGACACCATCTTTAACAG AATCAAGAGGACGTTCATCAGATGTACTAGCCAAAGATAATCTTCAGCTATCTTCATCTAAAGCACAGCATATGGTTAGTATTTCTGAAGAACCTCCCAAGTTGATTACATCAATGTCAGCTCCAGTAATGAAGGTTCTCACTGTGGAAGAGAAACCAAATCACTCCCAGTCTTGCACTTCTAGCACATCAGCAGAATCCACTCCCAATGTAACACCATGCAGCTCACCACTGATATTTCGCAAAATAAAACAGAGTGGCCTACAAGCCAATCCTGAATTATCCTTTGACCAAAACTGGAATTCAAAAGGGTTGTCATGCACTTTCAATACCCATGGTAAAAATACAACTTCTTACAGTTCCAATTTGTCACCAGTTAAAGAAGCAAGAGATAGATCTACTATCCCAAAGAAAGATAATTCACATAGTGAAAATCCAATATGTGACATGCACATACACAAAATCTCTGCTTCTTCTCTGAATAAGAAGGAAATTGCATTTTCTAATTctgatattaatataataagtCCTACATCTTGGTAA